CTGTGGGAAGAGGTGCCCGTGGAGATTCCCCGCCGGACCGGCTGCCGGCCGGAGGACGAGCGCGCGCGCCTGGACGCCGCCCGGGCCGCCGCCCGGGACCAGATCCGCCGGCTGCGGGAGAAGGTGGCGACGGAGGCGGGGCCGGCGGAGGCGGCCATCTTCGACGCCCACCTGCTGTTCCTGGACGACAGCGCCCTGCTGGGCCTGGTCCAGGCCGCGCTGGAGAGGGGCGTCAACGCCGAGGCGGCCTGGATGGACGCGGTGGAGCACTTCGCCCGCCAGCTGCAGCAGCTGCCCGATCCGACCCTGCGGGCCCGGGCGGCTGACGTGCGCGACGTGGGCTGGCGCGTGCTGGACCACCTGCTGGGGCGGCAGCGGGCCGGGCCGCTGCCGGCGGCCCCGGCGGTGATCGTCGCCCGTGACCTGGCACCTTCCCAGCTGGCCGCGCTGGACGTGGCGCGGGTGCGGGCCTTCTGCACCGCCGAGGGCGGCCCCACCTCCCACACCGCCATCCTGGCCCGCGCGTGGGGCAAACCGGCGGTGGTCGGCATCGGCCCGGCGATCCTGCAGGTGCGTGAGGGGACCCGGCTGCTGGTGGACGGGACGCGCGGCCAGGTGGTGGTGGACCCGGATGCGGCCGCGGTGGAGGAGTTCGCCGCGCGCGAGGCGGCCGACAGCCGCCGCCGGCAGGACGAGGTGCGGGCGGCCGCAGAGCCCGCCCGCACCCGCGACGGCCGCCGGGTCGAGGTGGTGGCCAACGTGGGCGCCGTCGAGGAGGCGGCCGAGGCGTTGCGCCAGGGCGCCGAAGGCATCGGCCTGGTGCGGACCGAGTTTCTGTACCTCAACCGCCGGACCCCTCCCTCCGAGGAGGAGCAGCTGGCCGCCTACCGGGCCATCCTGGAGGTCATGGGCACCCGGCCGGTGGTGATCCGCACCCTGGACATCGGCGGAGACAAGCCCCTGCCCTACCTCCCGATGCCCGCCGAAGCCAACCCCTTTCTGGGCTGGCGGGCCATCCGGATCAGCCTGCAGC
This genomic interval from Armatimonadota bacterium contains the following:
- the ptsP gene encoding phosphoenolpyruvate--protein phosphotransferase, which gives rise to MSSSRTLTGIAAAPGLASGPAVLWEEVPVEIPRRTGCRPEDERARLDAARAAARDQIRRLREKVATEAGPAEAAIFDAHLLFLDDSALLGLVQAALERGVNAEAAWMDAVEHFARQLQQLPDPTLRARAADVRDVGWRVLDHLLGRQRAGPLPAAPAVIVARDLAPSQLAALDVARVRAFCTAEGGPTSHTAILARAWGKPAVVGIGPAILQVREGTRLLVDGTRGQVVVDPDAAAVEEFAAREAADSRRRQDEVRAAAEPARTRDGRRVEVVANVGAVEEAAEALRQGAEGIGLVRTEFLYLNRRTPPSEEEQLAAYRAILEVMGTRPVVIRTLDIGGDKPLPYLPMPAEANPFLGWRAIRISLQRPDLFLPQLRALLRASPGHDLRIMFPLIATPDELRRAQAALAQAAQEVRAAGHPVAERVQVGMMVEVPSAAILADIFAREVDFFSIGTNDLTQYTLAADRGNERVAALGDAIHPAVLRQIQRVIEEGHAAGRWVGLCGELAGDPEAIPILLGLGLDEFSMAPQAIPAAKAVIRRWSLDVARDLARRALQMDSAEAVRALVRQTPPA